Proteins encoded by one window of Dioscorea cayenensis subsp. rotundata cultivar TDr96_F1 chromosome 6, TDr96_F1_v2_PseudoChromosome.rev07_lg8_w22 25.fasta, whole genome shotgun sequence:
- the LOC120263800 gene encoding LOW QUALITY PROTEIN: respiratory burst oxidase homolog protein E-like (The sequence of the model RefSeq protein was modified relative to this genomic sequence to represent the inferred CDS: deleted 1 base in 1 codon): MRTPSMGSSSRRSFGHRRIIDILADDQESDDEGIAPVFLSSDGSDLVEVMLELDHDSMVLRSVATVPPDTTPTLSRSSSTTSRIRRKFSWLRSPSPRLSSASASANDFSAIAAARDARRAQARLARTRSGAKRALKGLKFISHTTSGSCGDPTDLWRRVEDRFNKLSRDGLLSRDDFGECIGMGDSKEFATGIFDALARRRRQTLERISKEELYEFWLQISDQSFDARLQIFFDMADTNEDGRITREELEELIVLSASANKLSKLKEQAAEYAALIMEELDPENFGYIELWQLEGLLLQRDSYMSYSRPLSTASGGTTGWSQGLGPSRPARSWLAPLRRAAIRARLAAQIGWRRAWVIAAWVAAMAGLFAWKFVQYRRRAAFEVMGYCLPTAKGAAETLKLNMALVLLPVCRNTLTWLRSTKAHLFVPFDDNINFHKMIAMGIVIGILVHAGNHLTCDFPRVIRSSPEQYAIVARDFGSEKPTFKSLLFGVEGVTGIAMVVLMAISFTLATHPFRKNGGRLPYPLNKLTGFNAFWYSHHLLAIVYVLLIVHGYFMFLVHRWYQRTTWMYISVPLLLYIGERTLRAFRSQVYSVKILKVSLLPGSVLTIIMSKPHGFRHRSGQYIFLQCPTISSFEWHPFSITSAPGDDHLSVHIRTIGDWTQELKRIFIEHHQSPSFTGRAKLNQFFAEKQSLPRLLVDGPYGAPAQDYRNFDVLLLVGLGIGATPFISILRDLLNNIKTAEELMDSTTETSTSDDSNNSFNVSTASSSKKRSPRTTSAHFYWVTREAGSFEWFKGVMDEVAGMDKKGVIEMHNYLTSVYEEGDARTTLLAMVQAINHAKHGVDIVSGTRVRTHFARPNWNEVFARISSKHPGATVGVFYCGNPVLAKELKKLSHESSHKTSTRFHFHKEYF, translated from the exons ATGCGAACGCCGTCGATGGGGAGTAGCTCCCGGCGATCCTTTGGCCACCGCCGAATCATCGACATCCTCGCCGATGACCAGGAATCCGACGATGAGGGCATTGCGCCGGTATTCCTCTCCTCAGATGGCTCCGATCTCGTTGAGGTTATGCTGGAACTGGACCACGATTCCATGGTGCTCCGAAGCGTAGCCACTGTCCCTCCCGACACCACCCCCACCCTAAGCCGGAGCTCCTCTACTACATCAAGGATTCGGCGGAAGTTCTCTTGGCTTCGATCCCCATCCCCTCGTCTCTCCTCGGCCTCAGCCTCGGCCAATGACTTCTCCGCCATCGCTGCAGCGCGGGATGCACGGCGAGCCCAGGCCCGCCTCGCCCGTACCCGTTCAGGCGCAAAGCGGGCGTTGAAGGGACTGAAATTCATCAGCCACACCACCAGCGGTAGCTGCGGTGATCCCACCGATCTCTGGCGCCGCGTCGAGGATCGCTTCAATAAGCTCTCCCGCGATGGCCTTCTCTCTCGCGACGACTTCGGCGAATGCATCG GCATGGGGGATTCGAAGGAGTTCGCGACGGGGATCTTCGATGCCCTCGCAAGAAGAAGACGTCAAACGCTTGAAAGAATATCAAAAGAAGAGCTCTATGAATTTTGGCTCCAGATCTCCGATCAAAGCTTCGACGCTCGTCTCCAGATCTTTTTCGacat ggCGGACACGAACGAGGATGGAAGAATAACGAGGGAGGAATTAGAAGAG TTGATAGTCCTCAGCGCGTCAGCAAACAAGCTGTCGAAGCTCAAGGAACAGGCAGCCGAATATGCCGCCCTTATCATGGAGGAGCTCGACCCTGAGAATTTCGGTTACATCGAG TTGTGGCAGCTGGAAGGGCTCTTACTACAGCGCGACAGCTACATGAGCTACAGCCGTCCGCTAAGCACGGCCAGCGGTGGAACCACCGGCTGGAGCCAAGGGCTAGGCCCGTCTCGGCCGGCCAGAAGCTGGCTAGCGCCGCTACGGAGGGCTGCCATCCGGGCCCGGCTGGCGGCGCAAATTGGCTGGCGGCGAGCGTGGGTGATAGCGGCTTGGGTGGCTGCGATGGCCGGCTTGTTCGCCTGGAAGTTCGTACAGTACCGGCGCCGAGCCGCCTTCGAGGTCATGGGTTACTGCCTCCCAACTGCCAAAGGCGCCGCCGAGACACTGAAGCTCAACATGGCTCTGGTTCTCTTGCCAGTTTGCCGGAATACGCTGACGTGGCTCCGGTCCACCAAAGCCCACCTCTTCGTCCCCTTCGACGACAATATCAATTTCCACAAG ATGATCGCGATGGGCATCGTGATTGGGATTCTAGTCCACGCTGGCAACCATCTAACATGCGATTTCCCTCGTGTGATCCGTTCGTCGCCGGAGCAGTACGCGATCGTGGCACGTGACTTCGGGTCGGAGAAGCCCACGTTCAAAAGCCTTCTCTTCGGGGTCGAGGGGGTGACGGGAATCGCCATGGTAGTTCTCATGGCCATCTCTTTCACTCTCGCTACTCATCCGTTCAGGAAAAATGGAGGGCGGTTACCGTACCCGTTGAATAAACTCACCGGATTCAACGCCTTTTGGTATTCACATCACCTCCTCGCCATCGTCTACGTGTTGCTCATCGTCCATGGCTACTTCATGTTCCTCGTTCATAGATGGTATCAGAGAAcg ACATGGATGTATATATCAGTTCCATTGTTACTTTATATTGGGGAGAGAACTCTTCGAGCTTTTCGTTCGCAAGTTTACTCTGTTAAAATCTTAAAG GTTTCATTATTGCCAGGGAGCGTTCTGACTATAATCATGTCGAAGCCTCATGGATTTCGTCACAGAAGTGGACAATATATATTCTTACAGTGCCCAACAATATCATCATTTGAATG GCATCCTTTCTCCATCACTAGTGCTCCAGGAGATGATCATCTCAGTGTCCACATTCGAACAATAGGGGACTGGACTCAAGAACTGAAACGCATATTCATAGAGCACCATCAATCTCCTTCTTTTACAGGAAGAGCCAAACTGAATCAATTCTTTGCAGAGAAACAGAG TTTGCCGAGATTGCTTGTCGATGGCCCTTACGGTGCACCAGCACAAGACTACCGGAATTTTGACGTGCTTCTCCTGGTAGGCCTAGGAATTGGAGCAACACCTTTTATTAGTATTCTCAGAGACCTCCTCAACAACATAAAAACAGCAGAGGAACTAATG GACTCAACAACAGAGACCAGCACATCAGATGACAGCAACAATAGCTTTAATGTCTCCACAGCCAGCAGCAGCAAAAAAAGGTCACCAAGAACAACTAGTGCTCAT TTCTATTGGGTCACAAGGGAAGCAGGATCATTTGAGTGGTTCAAAGGAGTTATGGATGAAGTAGCTGGAATGGATAAAAAG gGTGTCATTGAGATGCATAATTATTTAACAAGTGTTTatgaagaaggagatgcaaGGACGACTCTTCTTGCCATGGTTCAGGCTATCAATCATGCCAAGCATGGTGTTGACATTGTCTCCGGCACTAgg GTAAGAACACATTTTGCAAGGCCAAACTGGAATGAAGTGTTTGCAAGAATATCCTCCAAGCACCCAGGTGCCACAGTAG GTGTATTCTATTGTGGCAATCCAGTTTTAGCAAAGGAGCTCAAAAAATTATCACATGAATCAAGCCATAAGACCTCCACCAGATTTCATTTTCACAAAGAGTATTTCTGA
- the LOC120263326 gene encoding subtilisin-like protease 4 yields MKLLVILLLFHTTFLMINGQISSITNTHHETYIVHVEKPKNIMLHRSTDLVSWYMSFLPTKTLASGEARIVYAYQTAITGFAAKLTSEEVKAMETKEGFIHATKDRMLYLHTTHINDFLGLNQGTCLQKDTNLGKGLIIGILDTGVLPTHRSFKDSGLPHPPTKWKGHCDFKPTTCNNKLIGARSFQPGNKDLPYDPIGHGTHIASIAAGGFVKDAQVLGNAKGTASGVAPNCHLAIYKVCHSSVCGSSDVLAGIDQAMADGVDVISLSFGGGAVPFYNDAVAIGALAAIEKGIIVTSSAGNSGPAKGTVENDSPWLITVGASTMDRMIRARVKLGNGEELLGESAYHPSGFTYGFLPIVYPGQHGGSRAKACSDGSLSRINVKGMVVLCHNFGENNTVEKGIIVQKAGGVAMILINEKDQNMTTQATAHVLPATHVSYSDSKRILAYVLSKTNPTATIIFDGTLYGISPAPSVASFSSRGPSSVNEGVLKPDIIAPGVNILAAWPSPVGPLSLESPVNSNITSMEFNIVSGTSLASPVIAGVATLLKIAHPDWSPAVIKSAIMTTANTLDRDGFPISDLYSMGAGHINPAKANDPGLVYDIVGDDYIAYLCGLGYTDKQVSAVARRIIDCANIDPINAEELNYPSVSVALGSKAKKTITRSVMNVGESESLYSMQIKRPEGVEVSVYPEKLSFSEMNQTLTFSLYFSSNDVSAMRGSVSEGYLRWVSNKHIVRSPILVTFT; encoded by the exons ATGAAACTACTTGTCATTCTTCTCCTTTTCCATACCACTTTTCTCATGATCAATGGCCAAATTTCGTCGATAACTAATACTCATCATGAGACCTACATTGTTCATGTTGAAAAGCCGAAGAATATCATGTTGCATAGATCCACCGATTTGGTTAGTTG GTATATGTCCTTCTTGCCTACAAAGACATTAGCCTCCGGCGAGGCACGAATAGTCTACGCCTATCAAACAGCCATCACCGGCTTTGCAGCAAAACTAACAAGTGAAGAAGTGAAGGCCATGGAGACGAAGGAAGGATTCATCCATGCCACGAAAGATAGAATGCTTTATCTTCATACAACGCATATCAACGACTTCCTCGGTCTCAATCAAGGAACTTGTCTCCAAAAAGACACAAATTTGGGAAAAGGACTCATCATCGGAATTCTAGACACTGGTGTGTTACCTACCCATCGGTCATTCAAAGACAGTGGTTTGCCACACCCTCCCACAAAATGGAAGGGCCATTGTGACTTTAAGCCGACCACATGCAACAACAAGCTCATCGGTGCAAGATCCTTCCAACCCGGAAATAAGGATTTACCCTACGATCCCATCGGGCATGGCACACACATCGCTAGTATTGCAGCCGGAGGATTTGTCAAAGATGCACAAGTTCTTGGGAATGCGAAAGGCACAGCCTCCGGTGTTGCACCCAATTGTCACTTAGCCATATATAAAGTATGTCATTCTAGTGTGTGTGGGTCAAGTGATGTCCTTGCAGGAATAGACCAAGCAATGGCAGACGGAGTTGATGTTATTTCATTATCATTCGGCGGTGGTGCAGTGCCTTTCTATAATGATGCAGTGGCCATTGGAGCATTAGCTGCTATTGAGAAGGGGATAATTGTGACATCTTCAGCCGGAAATTCTGGGCCGGCTAAAGGCACAGTAGAAAATGATTCACCATGGTTGATTACAGTCGGAGCAAGCACCATGGATAGAATGATAAGAGCAAGGGTAAAGCTTGGCAATGGTGAAGAACTCCTCGGAGAATCCGCTTACCATCCCTCTGGCTTCACCTATGGCTTCCTTCCGATCGTTTACCCCGGTCAGCATGGAGGTTCTAGAGCCAAAGCTTGTAGTGATGGCTCACTCAGTCGGATAAACGTTAAAGGAATGGTAGTGCTTTGCCACAATTTCGGCGAAAACAACACAGTCGAAAAAGGCATCATCGTGCAAAAAGCTGGCGGAGTAGCGATGAtactaataaatgaaaaagatcaaaataTGACCACTCAAGCCACAGCTCATGTCCTCCCTGCTACACATGTTAGCTACTCTGACAGCAAAAGAATTTTAGCATATGTTCTCTCAAAAACAAACCCAACCGCAACTATAATTTTTGATGGTACATTATACGGCATCTCTCCGGCACCGTCAGTAGCTTCTTTTTCCTCCAGAGGTCCAAGTTCTGTGAATGAAGGTGTGTTGAAGCCAGACATAATCGCCCCCGGTGTAAATATCCTCGCTGCATGGCCGTCTCCAGTAGGTCCACTTTCATTAGAATCACCGGTGAACTCCAACATAACTTCTATGGAATTCAATATAGTCTCCGGCACATCACTAGCCTCTCCTGTCATCGCCGGAGTTGCTACATTGCTCAAAATTGCTCACCCGGATTGGTCTCCGGCCGTAATCAAATCAGCAATCATGACAACAGCCAACACTCTAGACCGTGATGGCTTCCCAATATCTGACTTGTATTCCATGGGTGCCGGACACATTAATCCAGCAAAGGCTAATGACCCTGGACTTGTTTATGACATCGTCGGAGATGATTACATTGCTTATCTTTGCGGGTTGGGTTACACTGACAAGCAAGTTTCCGCTGTGGCACGCCGAATAATAGACTGTGCTAACATTGATCCTATAAATGCTGAGGAGCTGAACTATCCATCAGTATCAGTGGCATTAGGATCAAAAGCGAAAAAGACGATAACTCGGTCAGTGATGAATGTCGGAGAATCAGAGTCATTGTACTCGATGCAGATAAAAAGACCGGAAGGAGTGGAAGTGAGTGTTTATCCGGAGAAATTGAGCTTCTCTGAGATGAACCAAACGTTGACTTTTAGTCTCTACTTCAGCTCCAACGATGTCAGTGCAATGAGGGGAAGTGTGAGTGAAGGATACTTGAGGTGGGTTTCCAACAAGCACATTGTGAGAAGCCCAATCTTAGTTACATTCACTTAA
- the LOC120263607 gene encoding LOW QUALITY PROTEIN: 3-oxoacyl-[acyl-carrier-protein] synthase II, chloroplastic-like (The sequence of the model RefSeq protein was modified relative to this genomic sequence to represent the inferred CDS: deleted 1 base in 1 codon) gives MAGACVASPLCTWLVAACVSAAWEDRTRGLGKTNGVRWARRRRAAALKASSESSSVGFISAFYGSGIQGLVSSLEPCDEFYNSSRNVSAFFGDSAFSFFGTWNSDNTRRRRRRRRSRAASSSGKAMAVAVTPIKEVAEKKKPHTKQRRVVVTGMGVATPLGNDPDIFYNNLLEGVSGISEIEAFDCTSYPTRIAGEIKSFSTDGWVAPKLSKRMDKFMLYLLTAGKKALAYGGVTEEVMSQFDKRKCGVLIGSAMGGMKVFNDAIEALRVSYKKMNPFCVPFATTNMGSAMLAMDLGWMGPNYSISTACATSNFCILNAANHIIRGEADLMLCGGSDAAIIPIGLGGFVACRALTQRNNDPTKASRPWDVDRDGFVMGEGAGVLLLEELEHAKQRGANIYAEFLGGSFTCDAYHMTEPHPEGTGIALCIEKALSEAGVAREDVNYVNAHATSTPSGDLKEYQALIRCFSQNPELRVNSTKSMIGHLLGAAGAVEAVAAIKAIQTGWVHPNINLENPEECVDMNVLVGSKKERLNVKVALSNSFGFGGHNSSILFAPYK, from the exons ATGGCGGGAGCGTGTGTGGCGTCGCCGTTGTGTACCTGGTTGGTGGCGGCTTGCGTGTCGGCGGCGTGGGAGGATAGGACGAGGGGTTTGGGGAAGACGAATGGAGTGCGGTGGGCGAGGCGGAGGAGGGCGGCGGCGTTGAAGGCTTCCAGCGAGTCGTCGTCCGTTGGGTTCATCTCAGCTTTCTATGGGTCCGGAATCCAGGGCTTGGTGAGCTCATTGGAACCCTGTGATGAGTTCTATAATAGTTCAAGGAATGTGTCGGCGTTCTTTGGGGACAGTGCCTTCTCTTTTTTTGGGACATGGAACTCGGACAATActcggaggaggaggaggaggaggagaagcagAGCCGCTTCATCTTCTG GTAAAGCCATGGCAGTAGCTGTGACACCTATAAAGGAAGTTGCTGAAAAGAAGAAACCTCACACAAAACAGAGAAGGGTTGTGGTGACAGGGATGGGTGTTGCAACTCCTCTCGGCAATGATCCAGATATCTTCTACAATAATCTACTTGAGGGTGTCAGCGGCATTAGTGAAATAGAAGCATTTGATTGTACCAGCTATCCAACA AGAATTGCTGGAGAAATTAAATCC TTCTCAACAGATGGATGGGTGGCACCTAAACTATCTAAAAGGATGGATAAATTTATGCTTTACTTGCTCACTGCTGGAAAGAAAGCACTGGCATATGGTGGGGTCACAGAGGAGGTCATGAGTCAGTTTGATAAGAGGAAATGTGGCGTTTTAATAGGTTCTGCAATGGGTGGAATGAAG GTGTTTAATGATGCCATTGAAGCTTTGAGGGTATCATATAAAAAGATGAATCCATTTTGTGTACCTTTTGCAACGACAAACATGGGTTCTGCAATGCTTGCAATGGATCTG GGTTGGATGGGACCAAACTATTCTATTTCCACTGCTTGTGCGACAAGCAACTTCTGTATTCTGAATGCAGCAAATCATATCATAAGAGGTGAAGCT GATCTGATGCTCTGTGGTGGCTCTGATGCAGCAATCATACCAATTG GATTGGGAGGTTTTGTTGCCTGCAGAGCACTTACACAGAGAAATAATGACCCAACTAAAGCTTCACGCCCCTGGGATGTT GATCGAGATGGATTTGTAATGGGAGAGGGAGCTGGTGTACTTCTGTTAGAAGAACTAGAACATGCTAAG CAAAGAGGAGCAAATATATATGCTGAATTTCTTGGAGGAAGTTTCACTTGTGATGCTTACCACATGACAGAACCACATCCAGAAG gAACTGGCATTGCTCTTTGCATTGAGAAGGCACTGTCCGAAGCCGGAGTTGCCCGAGAGGACGTAAACTATGTAAATGCCCATGCAACTTCAACTCCTTCGGGTGATCTGAAGGAGTATCAAGCTCTCATCCGTTGCTTTAGCCAGAATCCTGAG CTTCGTGTGAACTCTACAAAATCAATGATCGGTCATCTTCTAGGTGCTGCTGGCGCAGTGGAAGCTGTTGCTGCAATCAAG GCTATACAAACAGGTTGGGTTCATCCAAACATCAATCTAGAAAATCCAGAAGAATGCGTT GATATGAATGTGCTGGTGGGATCAAAGAAAGAGAGACTGAACGTGAAGGTGGCATTATCAAATTCATTCGGTTTTGGAGGCCACAACTCATCCATTCTCTTTGCACCTTACAAATAA
- the LOC120263614 gene encoding pectinesterase inhibitor 3-like: MVISHPAGKYSAAPRLTSKSSAIELAARYAGAASLSASNASAALQLIPAQCLTGQVQDCFVLVDHSASQLGRAYEVLGRISSDPVDMHQLDDAATWASAALTDLTTCLQAVRSMGPCSSSREELVRSLAEASRHTSNALYFISRIKG, translated from the exons ATGGTGATAT CACACCCAGCTGGTAAATACTCTGCAGCACCGCGTCTCACGTCCAAGTCATCGGCGATCGAGCTCGCCGCACGCTACGCCGGCGCAGCGTCCTTGTCGGCGTCGAACGCCAGCGCGGCGCTCCAACTCATCCCGGCACAATGCCTGACCGGCCAAGTCCAGGACTGCTTCGTGCTCGTGGATCACTCTGCCAGCCAACTGGGCCGGGCCTATGAAGTGTTGGGCCGGATCAGTTCCGACCCGGTGGATATGCACCAGCTCGATGATGCCGCCACGTGGGCTAGCGCAGCGCTCACCGATCTCACGACGTGTCTCCAGGCCGTGCGTTCGATGGGTCCTTGCAGTAGCTCACGTGAAGAGCTCGTGCGGAGCTTGGCCGAGGCCTCTCGCCACACCAGTAACGCTCTTTATTTCATCTCTCGTATCAAGGGATGA